In one Candidatus Nomurabacteria bacterium genomic region, the following are encoded:
- a CDS encoding ATP-binding protein, with protein sequence MIERTIVPLIRSHLGRGRVIVLYGPRRVGKTTVARQLLEEVPESERLYLNCDEMVTADAMKPTSLAALERVIGQAKRIVIDEAQRVENIGLTLKLLIDTHPELDIIATGSSSFDLAGKVKEPLTGRAYEFMLAPLSLIEIKKYFGYSDLQLQTLLPRLLRLGSYPGIVLTDDSRADEEIVALANNYVYKDSLELVELRQRQLLPRLLQALALHIGQEVSYHELGVMFGVKVETIERYITLLEMAFVVYRLPALTGSIQGNLSNRKRKVYFYDLGIRNALIQSLQPLDLRADRDALWENFCMNERIKFWQERDERVQRYYWRSLGSELDLIEAKDNKYTAHDFSYTNKKLITPKFFSDTYPDVEAQLIYPDNLIEWLS encoded by the coding sequence ATGATAGAAAGAACAATAGTCCCGCTCATTCGATCCCATCTGGGACGAGGGCGGGTTATTGTTTTGTATGGCCCACGAAGGGTTGGAAAGACGACAGTCGCAAGGCAATTACTCGAAGAAGTGCCAGAAAGTGAGCGATTGTACCTAAATTGCGACGAAATGGTGACGGCGGATGCTATGAAGCCGACAAGTTTGGCTGCACTTGAACGGGTGATAGGTCAGGCAAAGCGTATTGTTATAGATGAAGCGCAGAGGGTTGAGAATATTGGTCTCACACTAAAGCTACTTATAGACACGCACCCTGAACTCGACATCATTGCGACTGGAAGTTCTTCCTTTGATCTAGCAGGCAAGGTGAAGGAACCGTTAACCGGCCGTGCGTATGAATTTATGTTGGCACCACTTTCACTTATTGAGATAAAAAAATATTTTGGTTATAGCGATTTGCAGCTACAGACATTACTGCCACGGTTGCTTCGGCTTGGAAGTTACCCTGGTATTGTATTGACCGATGATAGTCGTGCTGACGAGGAGATCGTGGCACTGGCAAACAACTATGTATATAAAGACAGCTTAGAGCTGGTAGAGTTACGCCAAAGACAACTTTTGCCACGGCTGCTACAGGCACTAGCTTTGCATATAGGTCAGGAGGTTTCGTACCACGAGCTTGGTGTAATGTTTGGTGTAAAAGTAGAAACGATTGAACGCTACATAACGTTACTCGAAATGGCGTTTGTCGTCTATCGATTACCGGCACTTACCGGGAGCATACAGGGTAATTTGAGTAATCGGAAGCGAAAGGTGTATTTTTATGATCTTGGCATTAGAAACGCCTTGATTCAGTCATTGCAACCGCTTGACTTACGTGCCGACCGTGATGCGTTATGGGAAAACTTTTGTATGAATGAGCGTATAAAATTTTGGCAGGAGCGAGATGAACGTGTACAGCGCTACTATTGGCGGTCTCTGGGAAGTGAACTCGATCTTATCGAAGCAAAGGATAATAAATATACCGCGCACGATTTTTCGTATACAAATAAAAAACTTATTACACCGAAATTCTTTAGTGATACATACCCGGACGTAGAAGCACAGTTAATCTACCCCGACAATCTAATTGAATGGTTATCCTAA